A section of the Desulfobacterales bacterium genome encodes:
- a CDS encoding Jag N-terminal domain-containing protein yields MKPKKIEFQGKDVAEAIKNACRTLNVSQEDLDIEVLNTGSLGIFGLCRQKVRLRVSIKQGTAARKEEEARESPLAALAAEGFGLAEPERTAVDQPVRPRENGPQPAEPAVKVAKKQAQQKEVAEKQPERTAPAPQPAAEVSQEIRATVRAELLVLLDLMGFPAQVTVRSEQNSIVAVISGDHVDAIIGDEGKVLDSLQYLLRKILAKKHSINAALSLDAGDYRASRLQQLEALARKLAEEVRTGGKTRSISSLNPSERRVVHVVLQEDKDIRSRSVGDGLFKKVLIYRPGKGRKGGSGRRRKGGGRSGAPTESAE; encoded by the coding sequence ATGAAACCAAAAAAAATAGAATTTCAGGGAAAGGATGTGGCCGAGGCGATTAAGAACGCCTGCCGGACCTTGAACGTTTCCCAGGAAGACCTGGATATCGAGGTCCTTAATACCGGATCGCTGGGTATTTTCGGGCTCTGCCGGCAGAAGGTGCGGTTGCGGGTGTCGATCAAGCAGGGCACCGCGGCCCGGAAAGAGGAGGAGGCCCGGGAATCGCCGCTGGCCGCCCTGGCGGCGGAAGGGTTCGGTCTGGCCGAACCTGAACGGACAGCGGTTGACCAACCGGTCCGGCCCCGGGAAAATGGACCCCAGCCGGCGGAACCGGCCGTCAAGGTTGCAAAAAAACAGGCTCAGCAGAAAGAAGTTGCAGAAAAACAGCCGGAAAGGACGGCCCCGGCGCCCCAGCCGGCAGCAGAGGTCAGCCAGGAGATCCGCGCCACGGTCCGGGCCGAACTGCTGGTCCTCCTTGATCTGATGGGGTTCCCTGCCCAGGTTACGGTCCGGTCGGAGCAGAACTCGATTGTCGCCGTTATCAGCGGCGACCATGTGGACGCAATCATCGGCGACGAGGGCAAGGTGCTGGACAGCCTGCAGTATCTTCTCCGCAAGATCCTGGCCAAAAAGCATTCCATCAACGCGGCCCTGTCGCTGGATGCCGGTGACTACCGGGCCAGCCGTTTGCAGCAGCTTGAGGCCCTGGCCCGGAAACTGGCCGAAGAGGTCAGAACCGGCGGCAAGACCAGGTCCATCTCCTCGCTCAATCCCTCGGAACGGCGGGTGGTGCACGTTGTTCTGCAGGAAGACAAGGATATCCGCAGCCGCAGTGTCGGCGACGGCTTGTTTAAGAAGGTGCTCATCTATCGCCCGGGCAAGGGACGCAAAGGCGGGTCCGGCCGGCGCCGCAAGGGCGGCGGCCGGAGCGGTGCGCCGACCGAGTCGGCCGAGTAG
- the yidC gene encoding membrane protein insertase YidC: MDTQRAFVAILLSFVILLGYQYFFVGAPPEQARNPVATEQAESPPVDGPAPAALPQAPATAPAPVAVVQPTRQGRDITVETDLFSALISETGGGVKSFKLKKYMESMAPDSDYKELITTKAFQELPLYFSWGVSPEKAEIPVFTASTGSLILGPAGSGREQSLRMEATLSSGLVIVRTLTFDNTNYLANLEVEVRNTTDTPLQGAPYLGLTNLPFNPDSQRYLFAGPAVLVNDSLEEVKVSDLNKKGPKTLTGRIDWAAYEGNYFMTGMIPGEKDGAKVLLSADNDKVSTVLSAGQDVIPAQGRQHYAYSFYFGPKKLSTLKQTGHNLERIVNFGWFDKMARPVLYLLNFLYRYVHNYGVAIIMVTVLIKLVLWPISHKGMKSMKNMQAIQPKIAKLREKYKNDSARINQEMMNLYKTYKVNPLGGCLPMFLQIPVFFALYKVLLQAIELRHAPFMLWITDLAAPDRLWIGIDIPYLHGIPVLTLLMGASMFLQQKMTPSPADPTQAKIMLFLPVIFTFMFINFASGLVLYWFVNNLLAIAQQYIVNRPAKS, translated from the coding sequence ATGGATACACAGAGGGCTTTTGTCGCAATTTTACTATCGTTCGTGATCCTGCTCGGCTACCAGTACTTCTTTGTCGGGGCTCCGCCGGAACAGGCGCGGAACCCGGTGGCCACGGAGCAGGCCGAATCACCCCCGGTTGACGGACCGGCCCCGGCCGCGCTTCCCCAGGCCCCGGCGACTGCCCCGGCCCCGGTAGCGGTGGTGCAGCCAACCCGGCAAGGCCGGGATATCACCGTGGAGACCGATCTCTTTTCCGCCCTGATCAGCGAAACCGGCGGCGGGGTGAAGAGCTTCAAGCTGAAGAAGTACATGGAGTCCATGGCGCCGGACTCGGACTATAAGGAACTGATCACCACCAAGGCCTTCCAGGAGCTGCCGCTCTACTTCTCCTGGGGGGTGAGCCCGGAAAAGGCGGAGATCCCGGTGTTCACCGCATCCACCGGTTCGCTTATCCTGGGCCCGGCCGGCAGCGGCCGGGAACAGAGCCTGCGCATGGAGGCCACGCTCTCTTCCGGGCTTGTCATCGTCCGCACCCTTACCTTTGATAATACCAATTATCTGGCCAACCTGGAGGTGGAGGTGCGGAACACCACCGATACCCCGCTGCAGGGCGCGCCCTACCTGGGACTGACCAACCTCCCCTTTAACCCCGATTCCCAGCGTTATCTCTTTGCCGGGCCCGCGGTGCTGGTGAATGATTCCCTTGAGGAGGTCAAGGTCAGCGACCTCAACAAGAAGGGGCCCAAGACCCTGACCGGCCGGATTGACTGGGCCGCCTATGAGGGCAACTACTTCATGACCGGGATGATCCCCGGGGAAAAGGATGGCGCCAAGGTGCTGTTAAGCGCGGACAACGACAAGGTGAGCACGGTTCTTTCCGCTGGCCAGGACGTGATCCCGGCCCAGGGCCGGCAACACTATGCCTATTCCTTTTATTTCGGCCCCAAGAAGCTGTCGACCCTCAAGCAAACCGGCCACAACCTGGAACGGATCGTCAACTTCGGCTGGTTCGACAAGATGGCCCGGCCGGTCCTTTACCTGCTCAATTTCCTCTATCGCTACGTGCATAACTACGGGGTGGCGATCATCATGGTTACCGTGCTGATTAAACTCGTTCTCTGGCCCATCTCCCACAAGGGGATGAAGTCAATGAAGAACATGCAGGCGATTCAGCCCAAGATCGCCAAGCTGCGGGAAAAATACAAGAACGACTCCGCCCGGATAAACCAGGAGATGATGAACCTGTACAAGACCTACAAGGTCAATCCCCTGGGCGGCTGCCTGCCGATGTTTCTCCAGATTCCGGTCTTTTTCGCCCTGTACAAGGTGCTGCTCCAGGCCATTGAACTGCGCCATGCCCCGTTCATGCTCTGGATCACCGACCTGGCCGCGCCGGACCGGTTGTGGATCGGCATTGATATCCCCTACCTGCACGGGATCCCGGTTCTTACCCTGCTGATGGGCGCCAGTATGTTTTTGCAACAGAAGATGACCCCGTCGCCGGCTGATCCGACCCAGGCCAAGATCATGCTCTTTCTGCCGGTCATCTTCACCTTCATGTTCATCAACTTTGCTTCCGGCCTGGTGTTGTACTGGTTTGTCAACAACCTGCTCGCCATTGCCCAGCAATACATAGTGAACAGGCCGGCCAAGAGTTGA